One genomic window of Psychrobacter cibarius includes the following:
- a CDS encoding nitroreductase — MTTSEENNKKLSTQDITTDSMQISSEEMIGWINSRRSMGNLDLPAPTQTQIETAIECAATAPDHKKLRPWRFIVTQGDARHELGNALVAAAQAKAVQEDETLSEKDIAKTQAMPLRAPVIITVVTKIQAHKKVPPFEQMLSAGAAVQNLILALKAQGFSTVWRTGLLCNEPAVKSYFDVGPDDYVTAFVYTGTSPKNEPARKPIDIESLVRFES, encoded by the coding sequence ATGACTACATCCGAAGAAAATAATAAAAAACTGTCGACCCAAGATATCACCACAGACAGTATGCAGATTAGCAGTGAAGAAATGATTGGCTGGATCAATTCAAGGCGCAGTATGGGTAATTTGGATTTGCCCGCACCCACACAGACCCAAATCGAAACAGCGATTGAGTGTGCGGCGACAGCGCCAGATCATAAAAAACTGCGTCCATGGCGTTTTATAGTGACACAGGGGGACGCCCGTCATGAATTAGGCAATGCCTTGGTCGCAGCGGCTCAAGCCAAAGCGGTGCAAGAGGACGAAACGCTGTCCGAAAAGGACATCGCAAAAACTCAAGCCATGCCACTAAGAGCGCCCGTCATCATCACGGTTGTCACAAAAATACAAGCGCACAAAAAAGTTCCTCCTTTTGAACAAATGCTAAGTGCGGGAGCGGCTGTACAAAACCTGATTTTGGCGCTAAAAGCCCAAGGTTTTAGTACAGTGTGGCGTACGGGACTGCTATGTAATGAACCTGCTGTTAAATCATATTTTGACGTTGGTCCAGATGATTATGTGACGGCTTTTGTTTATACTGGCACCAGCCCCAAAAATGAACCCGCCCGTAAACCGATTGATATCGAGTCTTTAGTGCGATTTGAGTCATAA
- a CDS encoding exodeoxyribonuclease VII produces the protein MTTPTRKRKKAAPKTFKAAYDILKTNAAELQQQDEPDIDNLMTTVEESIAAYRVCETRINAVQQALDAAFAEEEDKTENSDS, from the coding sequence ATGACAACCCCTACTCGCAAACGCAAAAAAGCCGCCCCAAAAACCTTTAAGGCGGCTTATGATATTCTAAAAACCAATGCCGCTGAATTACAGCAACAAGATGAGCCAGATATTGATAATCTGATGACCACAGTGGAAGAGTCAATTGCTGCTTATCGCGTTTGCGAAACCCGTATCAATGCGGTACAGCAAGCACTAGATGCCGCTTTTGCTGAAGAAGAAGATAAAACAGAGAATAGCGACAGTTAA
- a CDS encoding alpha/beta fold hydrolase, whose product MPLIPAPAGVLEVDALWQQDNPNNPNTDTVALLCHPNPLFDGTMNNKVVTTMYRFARDNGMHVVRFNFRGVGQSTGEHDYAYGEVVDAMTVLQWIAEQTNARKLWLGGFSFGGYVTARVAEQVLEAPHIWGLGDFEITKIALIAPSVEKNDSSDISLPADKTFEIYGNADEVIDPDNMQVFAERLGIAVSVVDGAGHFFHGRLSELKGLLEKHTFGSDS is encoded by the coding sequence ATGCCATTAATTCCTGCTCCTGCTGGCGTGCTCGAAGTCGACGCGCTTTGGCAACAAGATAATCCTAACAATCCAAATACCGATACAGTGGCGTTACTGTGTCATCCCAATCCGTTATTCGACGGCACGATGAATAATAAAGTGGTGACGACGATGTATCGCTTTGCTCGTGATAATGGTATGCACGTGGTACGCTTTAACTTTCGCGGTGTCGGGCAGTCGACTGGCGAGCACGATTATGCGTATGGTGAAGTCGTAGATGCAATGACCGTGCTACAATGGATTGCAGAGCAAACCAATGCGCGCAAGTTATGGTTGGGTGGTTTCTCTTTTGGCGGTTATGTGACAGCACGGGTGGCTGAGCAGGTGCTTGAAGCCCCTCATATTTGGGGGCTAGGCGATTTTGAGATTACTAAAATCGCCCTTATTGCTCCATCCGTTGAAAAAAATGACAGCAGTGACATAAGCTTACCAGCCGATAAAACGTTTGAGATTTATGGCAATGCTGATGAAGTGATTGACCCTGATAATATGCAAGTATTTGCGGAGCGATTAGGGATTGCTGTCAGCGTTGTAGATGGCGCAGGGCACTTTTTTCATGGACGTCTGTCAGAGTTGAAAGGCCTATTAGAAAAGCATACCTTTGGTAGCGACTCTTAG
- the xseA gene encoding exodeoxyribonuclease VII large subunit has translation MRKPNLSNMKPAKVLAPAKDLATLEAELAEQENNIEVNLEDTVLRLSDYLSAVDMVIKQTFNHRVWVKAEIRNLSSKGGHYYFELAEKDDDGKVIASCRGNLWRFKAARVLAKFERATGMPLDRDLTVLLKVSAGFHAQYGFSLTIEDIDPSYTLGDLARQYAEMVDRLTGEGLLNLNQQLPVPFDIEHVLVIAPEKAAGLGDFQADADRLARTGACHFHYHNATFQGNHAPSEIRQAIVNAQQQFFDTYERLPDLLVIIRGGGAVGDLAYLNDYELAALVAEQPIPVWVGIGHERDKVILDEVAHTSFDTPSKVIAAIMTHLAQLVTQTLQYQAQIKQAAQRQLNTAEQQTTRQLSQIQSQTIGQLTALQKDSDYAWRSIQQSAQRQVKQAARLTSELRTQTQAAAYQQLTVAASASQNNQKTIMHSAQQQLIQAQRDSEHLRDIVLLHRPSRVLKQGYTMLTDAKDKQILTSGMQLHPEQTVHILLKDGKAKAQIIDVNINK, from the coding sequence ATGCGCAAACCCAACCTGTCAAATATGAAACCAGCTAAGGTATTAGCGCCTGCTAAAGATTTAGCGACCTTGGAAGCCGAGTTAGCTGAGCAAGAAAATAATATTGAAGTCAATTTAGAAGATACCGTTCTGCGATTGAGTGACTATTTATCAGCCGTTGATATGGTTATCAAACAGACCTTTAACCACCGTGTATGGGTAAAAGCAGAGATTCGCAATCTATCTAGTAAAGGCGGGCATTATTACTTTGAATTGGCAGAAAAAGATGATGACGGTAAGGTCATTGCTAGCTGCCGCGGCAATCTTTGGCGCTTTAAAGCCGCGCGGGTATTAGCAAAATTTGAGCGCGCAACTGGCATGCCCCTTGATCGTGATTTGACAGTATTGCTCAAAGTATCCGCAGGCTTCCATGCGCAATATGGCTTCTCTCTCACTATTGAAGATATTGACCCTAGCTACACGTTAGGCGACTTGGCGCGACAATATGCAGAGATGGTCGATCGCTTGACGGGAGAAGGCTTATTAAACCTGAATCAACAGCTGCCTGTTCCGTTTGATATTGAGCATGTGCTGGTCATTGCCCCTGAAAAAGCCGCTGGATTAGGTGATTTTCAAGCCGACGCTGATCGCTTAGCGCGCACAGGTGCCTGTCATTTCCATTATCATAACGCGACCTTTCAGGGTAATCATGCGCCAAGCGAAATCCGCCAAGCAATCGTTAACGCCCAGCAGCAGTTTTTTGATACTTATGAGCGCCTGCCAGACTTATTAGTCATTATTCGTGGCGGCGGTGCGGTCGGTGATTTAGCCTATCTAAATGATTATGAATTGGCAGCATTGGTTGCAGAGCAGCCTATCCCTGTCTGGGTTGGCATTGGTCACGAGCGTGATAAAGTGATCTTAGATGAAGTCGCGCATACTAGCTTTGATACCCCATCAAAGGTGATTGCCGCTATCATGACGCATTTAGCCCAGCTCGTCACTCAAACGCTGCAATACCAAGCGCAAATCAAGCAAGCAGCCCAACGTCAATTAAACACCGCTGAGCAGCAAACGACACGCCAGTTGAGCCAAATACAATCGCAAACAATTGGTCAATTAACCGCTCTGCAAAAAGACAGTGATTATGCGTGGCGTAGTATTCAGCAAAGCGCTCAGCGACAGGTCAAGCAAGCCGCCAGACTCACCAGCGAGCTACGCACACAGACTCAAGCAGCGGCCTATCAGCAGTTAACAGTGGCTGCTAGTGCCAGTCAAAATAACCAAAAAACGATTATGCATTCGGCACAGCAGCAGTTAATACAAGCACAGCGTGATAGCGAACATCTGCGTGATATTGTGCTCCTGCATCGCCCTTCTCGGGTGCTCAAGCAAGGCTATACCATGCTTACTGATGCAAAAGATAAGCAAATACTGACCAGCGGTATGCAGCTCCATCCAGAACAAACGGTGCACATCCTCTTAAAGGACGGTAAAGCAAAAGCACAGATTATTGACGTAAACATTAATAAATAA
- the zapE gene encoding cell division protein ZapE, which yields MSLSPLQRYEQAVSTDEFTRDEQQFKAMSYLDEIHHQLINSAPQKKGFFSFLKSKPTAPTGLYMWGGVGRGKTWMMDMFYDSLTIDRKMRLHFHHFMQRVHQELNKLQGESDPLEKVADIIYAEAVIICFDEFFVSNVSDAMILGDLFTMLFNRGITLVATSNIEPSGLYKDGLHRDRFMPAIAEVERHTKVMNIDSGIDYRLRVLQQAELYESPMTKANHHWLANRFASLSNNQKISNEPITINGREIRINARTEDILFCDFRHLCMEPRSASDFIEIAKQFSTVLVNAVPALDDDLRDPTRRFIYLVDEFYDRRVKLLVRAQQSILDLYQGEKLAFEIERTRSRLLEMQSEDYLRMEHRVDDAA from the coding sequence ATGAGTTTATCTCCATTGCAACGTTACGAGCAAGCCGTCAGTACAGATGAGTTTACTCGAGATGAGCAGCAATTTAAGGCCATGAGCTATCTTGATGAGATACATCATCAGCTCATCAATAGTGCGCCACAGAAGAAAGGCTTTTTTAGCTTTCTAAAGTCCAAGCCGACAGCACCAACGGGTTTGTATATGTGGGGCGGGGTAGGTCGTGGTAAAACATGGATGATGGACATGTTTTATGATTCATTGACCATTGATCGCAAGATGCGTCTGCATTTTCATCATTTCATGCAGCGCGTTCATCAAGAGCTAAACAAGCTGCAAGGTGAGAGTGACCCATTAGAAAAAGTCGCCGACATCATTTATGCAGAAGCGGTTATTATCTGTTTCGATGAGTTTTTTGTTTCTAATGTTTCTGATGCCATGATTTTAGGTGATTTGTTCACCATGCTATTCAATCGTGGTATTACATTGGTCGCCACCTCAAATATTGAGCCATCAGGATTGTATAAAGACGGCTTACATCGTGACCGTTTTATGCCCGCTATCGCTGAAGTGGAGCGTCATACTAAGGTGATGAATATCGATTCTGGTATCGACTATCGTTTGCGCGTATTGCAGCAGGCAGAGCTATATGAGTCGCCTATGACGAAAGCGAATCATCATTGGTTAGCCAACCGTTTTGCCAGTTTATCCAATAACCAAAAAATCAGTAATGAGCCAATTACGATTAATGGTCGCGAAATTAGAATTAATGCTCGCACTGAGGATATTTTATTCTGTGATTTCCGTCATTTATGTATGGAGCCACGATCAGCATCTGATTTCATCGAAATCGCTAAGCAGTTCAGCACAGTATTGGTCAATGCCGTGCCTGCTTTAGACGATGACTTACGGGATCCGACCCGTCGGTTTATTTATCTGGTTGATGAGTTTTATGATCGCCGTGTTAAGTTGCTGGTTAGAGCGCAGCAGTCGATTTTGGATCTATATCAAGGAGAGAAATTGGCGTTTGAGATTGAACGGACACGCTCGCGCTTGCTTGAGATGCAGTCAGAGGATTATCTGCGCATGGAGCATCGGGTCGATGATGCGGCATAA